Sequence from the Stenotrophomonas sp. 364 genome:
GCGGTGCCGCTGCTCAAGGGCGATATCGTCGGTACGCCGAACCTGTCGCTGAGCAGCAAGGGTACGCCGCAGACCTTGAGCCAGGGCAAGGAAATCGCCGTGCGCGCCGCGATGAACGGTGCCAGCGCCGTGGACATCAAGAACGCGCCGCTGGTCTTTCTCGGCTATGGCGTCAAGGCCGGCGAGCGCAACTGGGACGACTTCAAGGGCGTAGATCTGAAGGGCAAGATCGCCGTGGTGCTGATCAACGACCCGGACTTTGAAACCGGCCAGGGCGACTTCGACGGCAAGGGCATGACCTACTACGGCCGCTGGACCTACAAGTACGAAGAAGGCGCGCGCCAGGGCGCCCTCGGCGTGCTGATCGTGCACGAGACCGCACCGGCATCGTACGGCTGGGCCACGGTCGCAGGCTCCAACACCAACACCATGTTCGACGTGGTCCGTGACAACCCGGCCGACGCACACCCGCTGCTGGAAGGCTGGATCCAGCGCGACCTGGCGGTGGACCTGTTCAAGCGCGCCGGGCTGGATTTCGAGGCGCTCAAGCGCCAGGCGCAGACCCGCGATTTCAAGCCGGTGGAACTGAAGGGCGAAACCTTCTCGGCCACGTATGCCGTCAAGACCGAGGTGATCACCTCGCACAACGTGGCCGCGCGCCTGGAAGGCAGCCAACATCCCGACGAGACCGTGGTGTACAGCGCGCACTGGGACCACATCGGCGTGGGCAAACCCGACGCCAACGGCGACACCATCTTCAACGGCGCGCTCGACAACGCCAGCGGCACCGCCTCGCTGATCGAACTGGCGCGTGGGTTTGCCAAGGGCAAGCGCCCGGAGCGGTCGGTGCTGTTCCTGGCCGTCACCGCCGAGGAAAAGGGCCTGCTGGGCTCGGAGTACTACGCCAGCCACCCGCTGTATCCGCTGAGCAAGACCGTGGCGGTGATCAACATGGACGGCATGGCGCCGTTCGGGCCGTCGCGTGATTTCGGCATCTACGGGTCGGCAAAGCTGGAACTGCTGGACCAGCTCAAGGACGTGGCCAAGGGCTGGGACATCCGCTACACCCCGGACCCGAAGCCGGAGGCCGGCCTGTTCTTCCGCTCGGATCACTTCCCGTTCGCCAAGCGCGGCGTGCCGGCGGTGTCCTACTCGGCCGGCCAGGACTGGGTGAACGGTGGCGTGGCGGCCGGCAAGGCCGCTTCGGACGACTACACCGCCAAGCGCTACCACCAGCAGGGCGATGAGTGGCAGCCGGACTGGACCTTCGCCGGGGCCTCGCGCGACCTGGAGGTGCTGTACACGCTGGGCAACCAGCTGGCCAATTCCCGCGCCTGGCCGAACTGGAGTGCCGATTCCCAGTTCCGCGCCCCGCGTGACGCCAGCGCCGCCGAGCGCAGGTGATTCCATCGTCCCCACCGGCACACAGCCGGTGGGGACACTCCAGCGCAACGTGATCGGTGCTTCATCCCCCCATTCCCGGCTTTCGTCGCATGCCGCTTGTTCCCACCGGTGGCAGGGCTATGCTCGCCTCACTCCCTATGTGAAGACGCCGCCGTGTTCGCCAGCCTCGCACTGATCCTCCGCATCCTGTTGGCCTGGGCCGCCGCCATCGTCGTGGCGGGCTTTGTCTGGAGTGGCATTTTCAGCGGCATGGACGACGGCCCCGGGTGGGTCTTCGGGCTGCTGGCCATGTTCCTGGCGGTCACCGCCATCGGCAGCTGCATTACCCATATCCGGCGGGTCTGGCTGATCGCCGGGCGCCTGGACGGCACCACCCTGTCCAGCCGCCAGCGCCGCCAGATCGAACTGCCGATGGATGCCGGCCCGGCCTTCGCGCTGCTGGAAAAGGCCATCGCCGAACTGCCCCGCGTGGAAGACATCGAAAGCGCCGCCGGCAGCCTGCAGGTGCGTGCCTACGTGCGCCGCGTGGATCCCTACAACGGCCGGCCGCCCTCGCGCTGGAACCTGCCGGCGCGGCTGGCGATCCGCCGCAACAGCGTGCTTGCCACGGTCACCCCGGGGCAGGGCACCAGCAGCGTCACCCTGCTGTTCGAACCCGATGCCGGGGTCTGGGCCGACCTGCTGGCCGTGGATGAGGGCAGCAACTTCGAAAATGCCGAAGCGGTAACCCGGGCCATCACCCGGCGGGTGTCCGAGCAGCGCCGCGACGAGCAGGCCGCGGCCGAGCAGACCGCCACCGAGAAGGAACTGTCGGTGGCCAAGCTCAACCTGCTGCACGCCCAGGTGGAACCGCACTTCCTGTACAACACGCTGGCCAATGCGCAGGTGCTGACTCGCACCGACCCGCCGCGCGCCGACCAGATGCTGGGGCATCTGATCCAGTACCTGCGCAGCTCGCTGCCGAGCGTGGACGAGTCGATGTCCACCCTGGGCGTGGAACTGGAGCGCACCCAGGCGTACCTGGAGATTCTAAAGATCCGCATGGGTGCGCGGCTGGCGCTGCAGGTGGACGTGCCACCGATGCTGTTGGCGCTGCCGTTGCCGTCGATGGCGCTGCAGACGCTGGTGGAAAACGCGATCAAGCATGGCCTGGAGCCCAAGCCCGGCGGTGGCACGGTGTGGATCATCGCGCGTGCCTTCGACGACCATGTCACCCTTACCGTTGCCGACGACGGGCTGGGGTTCGGCCAGGGCACCAGCGGCACCGGCATCGGCCTGAAGAACCTGCGCGAACGCCTGCGTCTGACCTGCGGCGACCGCGCCGGGGTCGCCATCGTGTCCAACTTCCCCAGCGGCGTCGCCGCCACCATCACCCTGCCGCGCGATGCGCGCGAGGCCATCCATGCAGCTTGATGCCCTTATCGCCGAAGATGAAGACCTGCTGCGGCAGTCGCTGGTGGCGCAGCTGCAGCGGCTGTGGCCGGAGCTGCGGCTGGTGGCCGAATGCGAAGACGGTGCGTGTGCGCTGGAAAAGCTGGCCGAGCTGAAGCCGGACCTGGCCTTCCTGGACATCCGCATGCCCGGCATCACCGGCATCGACGTGGCGCGCGCGCTGCCCGAGATCAGCCCACGTACCCAGGTGGTGTTCGTCACCGCCTACGACCAGTACGCGATCGACGCCTTCGAACAGGGCGCGATGGACTATCTGCTCAAGCCTGTCAGCGATGAGCGCCTGCTGGCGACCCGTGAGCGCATCCTGGCGCGCATGCAGCAGGGCCGGCCGGACAACGCCATGCTGGAGCAGCTGCTTCAGCGCCTGGCGCAGGGCGGCAGCGCGCCCAGCAGTGCGCCGCCGCTGGCCTGGATCACCGCCAGCAACGGGCGCGACACGCAGCTGATCATGCTCGAAGACGTGCTGTACTTCCGTGCCGACAGCAAGTACACCACTGTGGTCACCGAGCAGGGCGAAAGCCTGCTGCGCACGCCGTTGCGCGAGCTGCTGGACGTGCTGGACCCGCAGCGTTTCCGCCAGGTCCATCGCTCCACCATCGTGAACATGAAAGCGGTGGCGGCGGTGACCCGTGACGATACCGGGCGCGGCCAGCTGCGCCTGAAACACCGGGCCGAAGTGCTCAATGTAAGTCAGCCGTTCATGAGCCTGTTCCGGGGCATGTAGCCGGAACAGGCCCTCATCTTCCTTGGAGTGATCATGCGTATTCTTCTGCCCCTGTGCGTCGCGGTGGTGCTGCTGGCCGGGTGCCAGCAATCCAGCAACACGTCGGTGACCCGCATCCGTGCCAACGGCGTGGATGCGCTGTACAGCAAGAGCAGCCTGGTGGACGGCGTGGCGCACTTCGAGTGCATCGCCAGCAGCAGTGGCACCTGCCACTACCTGCTGCTGGACCCGTCCTGCAGCAAGGGCACCCCGTGCGCGAAGCCACCGCTGCACCGGTTGGCGGTGGCCGTCGGCAAGACCGAGCAGATGGCGGGGCTGCCTGCCGGCTTCAACCAGTGCGTCAGCGAGCAGCCCAAAGAACAATGCCACCGTGAGTGATCACGGTGGCATTGTGGCTCCCCCCACTTTCCGGGTTGGTCAGTACGCGGGCTGCAGGTGCAGGTTGCTGCGGTTGTCCTGCTCGCCCACGTGGTTGAGTTGGCCGACCAGTTCGGTGTGCTGCTGCATCCGCCCGATCTCACGCATGATGCGGATGTCTTCGTGGCGAAGCTCGCGGCGCGCGGTGACGGCCTGCTTGTAGTCCAGTACCTCGGGATAGTGCTGGGCCATGTCCAGCGCCTCGGCCACGCATTCCACGCTGTCGGCGTCGGAGGTGATGCGGGCGCGGCTGTTGAAGGCCTTCATCCAGCGCTCGAAACCGGCGGTATGGTCGAACATGTTGGCCATGAACCAGATGACGAACAGGATGGAAATCCACGAGCCGAACACGATCACCACGCGGGTGAAGGTGATATGGAAATCGTCTTTCCACAGATAGTTGGAGATCAGGCCCAGGATCAGCAGCGACGCGGCCTGCCAGCCGACAATCGACGCCATCAGCCACTGGCCCTTGGCCTTGGCCAGCACCGCTACTTCCTCGCGGATCTGCTGTTCGCTCTTGTTACGCCAATGCGCGACCTGTTTTTCGAACGGGCTGCCATACAGCTCGTTGTCCTGCAACAGCAAACCCAAACCCTTGAACAAAGCGATCATGACGTGCTCCTTCTGGAACGTGCGGCAGCGCATTGGACGAACGTGAGGCGGATTCAGTTCTAGCACTTCCAGCGGGTCGTGCAATGGGGGAAATGCGAAGCCGTCGGGCAGATATTTCTGAATGCGGGTGGCCTGATGCGGTGCATCATCGCAATCGCAGCCTGCGACAAGATGTCGCAGGTAAAATCATGCTGCACCTGCACATCGAACGCCGACCCGGCGCTGGGACTCCCCGGGGGCGCCGGGATGGGCCAGAATCGGCCCCGACCGCGCAGACTGCCGTAGCCTTCGCCCGATTGGACCCCCTGAGATGCCGCCGTTGCTGCACCGTCTTTCCCAGCCCGTCACCGCGCCCATCCGGCGCTGGGTGCTGGGCGCATTCCCCCGCGGCCAGAGCGGCATCGAGTACGACCACCCGCGCGGCGACCCGGGCTGGTTCGGGCCGCACAGCGCCACCTGGCGCGTGCATTCGGAATTCCCCGGCATGCTCGCCGGCGGCCTGTGCGCGTTGATGCTGCAGACGCTGCACCCGCTGGCCCTGGCCGGGGTCTACGACCACTCCAACTTCCGCGACGACCTGGTCGGGCGGCTGCGGCGCACTACGGCCTTCGTGGCCGGCACCACGTATGCGCCCAGTGCCGAGGTGGACGCGCTGGTGGCCAAGGTGAAACGCATCCACGCGCAGATACGCGGGCACAGCGCCGACGGACGCGCGTATTCAGCCGATGATCCGGCCCTGCTCACCTGGGTCCACGTGACCGAGGCCTACGGTTTCCTGCAAGGGTGCCGGCGCTACTGCCGCGAGGTGCCCGGCGCGGTGGCCGACCAGTATTACCGCGAGTACAAGCGCGTTGCCGAGGCACTGGGCGCCACCCAGGTGCCCGCGTCCGAGGCGGAGGTGGACGCGTACTTCTCCCGGCAGTTGCCGCAGCTTCGGTTCGATGCGCGCTCGCGCGAAGTGCTGGGGGTGTTGTCGGGCATCCGCCTGCCGGTGCCGATGGCCGGATTGTCGCGTGAGCTGTTCCTGGGCGCGGGTGCGGCGTTGCTGCCGGACTGGGCCGAGGCGATGCTGGAACGCACGGGGATGCAGCGCGCACAGGCACGCACCTCCGCGCGCGTGTTGCGCGCGATGACGCCGCTGTTCCGGCGCGCGCTGCAGGACGGCTTGGCCCCGCGCGCCTGCGCACGGATGGGCCTGCCCGCCAGCGTGCTGGCCGAGTGGCCTTCCCCGTAGAGCCGACCGTTGGTCGGCTGCGCCATCGCCGCACGGCCCGGATTGGCGTGCGGGATGTGCGTGGGGTGTCGCGGAGGGCAGCCGACCAACGATCGGCTCTACCGGGCGTTCAACACCACGCCGATGCGCGCCGGCTGTTCACCGCGCCACCAGACGCGAAAACGGGCGCCGAAGCGCCCGTTCCCGGGTGTTACCGTCGCGCGGTGACACCGATCACCACACCTTGACCCGCTTGTCCGGGGCCAAGTACAGCTTCTGGCCTTCCTTGACCTCGAACGCCGGGTACCACGCGTCCAGGTTGCGCACGGTGAGCGCGCGGAACTGGCCCGGTGCGTGCACGTTGGTCAGCAGCGAGTTGCGCAGGGCCTGCTCGCGCGCCTTGCTGCGCCAGGCCTGGGCAAAGCCCAGGAAGAACCGCTGGTCCGGGCTGAAGCCTTCCAGGGTCTGCCCCGGCTTGCCCTGCAGCGACAGCTGGTAGGCGTCGTAGGCGGTGGCCAGGCCGGCCACGTCGGCGATGTTCTCGCCCAGGGTCAGGCGCCCGTTGACCGACACGCCCGGGAACGGCTGGTAGCTGCTGAACTGCGCTGCCAGCGCGTCACCGGCGGCGTTGAACTTCTTCAGGTCATCGGCCGTCCACCAGTTGTGCAGCTTGCCGGTTTCATCGAACTGCGCACCGGCATTGTCGAAGCCGTGGCTGATCTCGTGGCCGATCACCGCACCGATCGCGCCGTAGTTCACCGCGTCGTCGGCAGCGCCATCAAAGAACGGCGGCTGCAGGATCGCGGCCGGGAACACCAGGCGGTTTTCCAGCGGCACGTTCATCGCGTTGATGGTCTGCGGCAGCATCGCCCACTCGCCGTGGTCGACGGGCTTGCCCAGCTTGGCGATGTTGCGCTGGTACTCGAACTGTTCGGCGCGCTCGGCATTGCCCAGGGCGTCATCGCGCTTGATCTCCAGGCCGGTGTAGTCGCGCCACGTGTCCGGATAGCCCATGCCCACGGTCAGCCCGGCCACCTTGGCCTTGGCGTGCGCCTTGGTCTGCGGCGACATCCACGCCAGCGCGTCGATGCGCTTGGCGAAGGCGGCGATGATGTTCTTGGCCATCTCATCGGCACGGGCCTTGGTGGCCGGGTCGAAGTGGCGTTCCACATACAGCTTGCCGATGGCCTCGCCGACGGCGTGGTTGCTGTCATCCACCGCGCGCTTCCAGCGTTCGCTCTGCTGCGGGGTGCCGTTCAAGGTGGTGCCGTGGAAGGCGAAACGCGCATCGGCGAAGGTCTTGGGCAGGTACGGCGCGGCACGGTCCAGCGCGTGGAAGGCCAGGTAGTCCTTCCACACGTCCAGCGGCTCGGTGGCCACCAGGCGCGAGATGCCGGCCACGGCCTTGGGCTGCCACACGATGAAGTCCTGCTGCTCGCCCAGCTTGGCACCGGCCAGGAACGCGGCCCAGTCCATGCCCGGCGCCTTGGCGTTCAGGTCGGCCTGCTTCCAGGCGTTGGCGCCCTTGGCCACGTCATTGGTTTCTTCCTGGGTGGCGTGGGCCTGGGCGATCTTGGTCTCCAGCGCCAGGATGCGCTGCGCCTTGGCTGCCGGGTCGGCCACGCCAGCCAGCTGCAGCACCTGGGCGATGTAGGCCTGGTACTGCTTGCGCAGCTCGGCCATGCGGCCGCCCTGCAGGTAGAAGTCGCGGTCGGGCAAGCCCAGGCCACCCTGCACCAGGTACGGCGCATTGCGGTCCGGCTGCAGCAGGTCCACCGACACCCACACGCCGAACAGGCGGTCGGTGTAGAAGTTGGTCGCATTCAGCAGGTCGACGTCGGCGCGCAGGGTGCCGCCCAGGGTGGTGGCCAGCGCGGCCTTGTCGGCGATGCCGCCGATGGCGTCCAGTTCCGGCTTCACCGCGGCTACGCCACGCGACTCGATGCCGGCCTCGTCCATGAATGCGGCGTAGTAGTCCCCGATCAGCTTGGCTTCGCCGCTGGCCTTGGTGTCGGCAGCGGCGCCTTCGAGGATGGCGCGGGTGTCGGCCAGGGTCTTCTCGGCAATGACGTTGAAGCTGCCGTAGCTGGAGCGGTCGGCCGGGATCTCGGTGTTCTTCACCCAGGTGCCGTTGGCAAAGCCGAAGAAGTCGTCACCGGCGGCGACGCTGCGGTCCATGCCGGTGGCATCGAAGCCGAAACTGCCCAGCTGCGGCTTGGGCGCGGCCGGCGCGGCGGCGGGGCTGTCCGGCGCGGTGGCGACGGGGGTGGCCGGCTCACGGTCGCAGGCGCTCAGGCCCAGCGACAGGCTGGCGGCGATGGCAAGCATCAGGGTAGGGCGGCGCAGCTTGGACATGGACTTCTCAGGCAACGGGGAAACCTCAAGTCTAATCCCCCCGGGAGGGGGTTGGTTGCCGCTGCAACGGCCCCGGGCTGTGCCAAGCGTGGCCGTTGTACGCGCCGCGCGCGGCCGTGGCTCTTCCCGTGCTGCACGCGCTGGTGCATGCTGGCAGACAGGATTCGGGGCGCACCCGCGTGCAGGCACGGCGCGGCGACGCAGAGGTCAAGAATCCCGGGCTTCGGCCGCTCAGGTTTGGGGAAACCAGGAAGCGTTTACGCATGAAGTCAGCCCATCGCAGCGGGAGAGGTCGGCAATGCCCGCGTTGAACCGCGCCTTGGCACGGCCATTGCGTACGATCGTGTGGCTGGGCGTCAGCCTGGGCGTGCTGCTGGCCGTTGGCCTGGCAATGACGCTGGCCAACGATTACCAGCGCCGCCAGGAAGCCGCGCAGCGCCAGAGCGCAGCGCTGGCCACCGGCTCGCAGCGGCTGCTGCGGCTGGAACTGCGCAACCTGGAACGGGCCATGCTGGGCATCGCCGAGGACGGCGCCTTGCTGTTCGAACGGGTGCCTGCGCAGGCACCGGACCTGCTGGACGACGCCATCGGCGGGGTGCTGCAGCGGCATGCCGAGCTGGACAGCATCGTGGTGGTGGACCAGTACGGCCGCGCACTGACCAGCGGCAGCGGCGACCTGTACCTGCCGCTATGGGCCGTGGATACCAATCGCGGCAGCGACAGCCGGCTGTACCTGGGGCCGCCGCAGCAACGCAATGCGCAGCGCTGGGTGCTGCCGCTGGCGTTGCGCATGGGCGACGACCGCTGGCTGCTGAGCCGGCTGCACACCAGCGAGCTGCAGTCGATCATCGGTGGCATGGACACCGGCGACCAGGGCGTCATTTCGATCACCGATGCGCAGGGCTACGTGCTGGCGCGCAGCCCGGACACCGTGGGCCTCACCGGGCAACGCTTCGGGCTGGGCAAGCGCGAGATGCTGCGCCGCGATGC
This genomic interval carries:
- a CDS encoding M28 family metallopeptidase, whose translation is MKRVVLSVLALSVSSALMAATPKFDGARISADVKELASDAYEGRSPATAGEEKTVAYLSKQFAAAGLQPGGDLKDGKRLWTQAVPLLKGDIVGTPNLSLSSKGTPQTLSQGKEIAVRAAMNGASAVDIKNAPLVFLGYGVKAGERNWDDFKGVDLKGKIAVVLINDPDFETGQGDFDGKGMTYYGRWTYKYEEGARQGALGVLIVHETAPASYGWATVAGSNTNTMFDVVRDNPADAHPLLEGWIQRDLAVDLFKRAGLDFEALKRQAQTRDFKPVELKGETFSATYAVKTEVITSHNVAARLEGSQHPDETVVYSAHWDHIGVGKPDANGDTIFNGALDNASGTASLIELARGFAKGKRPERSVLFLAVTAEEKGLLGSEYYASHPLYPLSKTVAVINMDGMAPFGPSRDFGIYGSAKLELLDQLKDVAKGWDIRYTPDPKPEAGLFFRSDHFPFAKRGVPAVSYSAGQDWVNGGVAAGKAASDDYTAKRYHQQGDEWQPDWTFAGASRDLEVLYTLGNQLANSRAWPNWSADSQFRAPRDASAAERR
- a CDS encoding histidine kinase; its protein translation is MFASLALILRILLAWAAAIVVAGFVWSGIFSGMDDGPGWVFGLLAMFLAVTAIGSCITHIRRVWLIAGRLDGTTLSSRQRRQIELPMDAGPAFALLEKAIAELPRVEDIESAAGSLQVRAYVRRVDPYNGRPPSRWNLPARLAIRRNSVLATVTPGQGTSSVTLLFEPDAGVWADLLAVDEGSNFENAEAVTRAITRRVSEQRRDEQAAAEQTATEKELSVAKLNLLHAQVEPHFLYNTLANAQVLTRTDPPRADQMLGHLIQYLRSSLPSVDESMSTLGVELERTQAYLEILKIRMGARLALQVDVPPMLLALPLPSMALQTLVENAIKHGLEPKPGGGTVWIIARAFDDHVTLTVADDGLGFGQGTSGTGIGLKNLRERLRLTCGDRAGVAIVSNFPSGVAATITLPRDAREAIHAA
- a CDS encoding LytTR family DNA-binding domain-containing protein, whose amino-acid sequence is MQLDALIAEDEDLLRQSLVAQLQRLWPELRLVAECEDGACALEKLAELKPDLAFLDIRMPGITGIDVARALPEISPRTQVVFVTAYDQYAIDAFEQGAMDYLLKPVSDERLLATRERILARMQQGRPDNAMLEQLLQRLAQGGSAPSSAPPLAWITASNGRDTQLIMLEDVLYFRADSKYTTVVTEQGESLLRTPLRELLDVLDPQRFRQVHRSTIVNMKAVAAVTRDDTGRGQLRLKHRAEVLNVSQPFMSLFRGM
- a CDS encoding oxygenase MpaB family protein, with protein sequence MPPLLHRLSQPVTAPIRRWVLGAFPRGQSGIEYDHPRGDPGWFGPHSATWRVHSEFPGMLAGGLCALMLQTLHPLALAGVYDHSNFRDDLVGRLRRTTAFVAGTTYAPSAEVDALVAKVKRIHAQIRGHSADGRAYSADDPALLTWVHVTEAYGFLQGCRRYCREVPGAVADQYYREYKRVAEALGATQVPASEAEVDAYFSRQLPQLRFDARSREVLGVLSGIRLPVPMAGLSRELFLGAGAALLPDWAEAMLERTGMQRAQARTSARVLRAMTPLFRRALQDGLAPRACARMGLPASVLAEWPSP
- a CDS encoding M13 family metallopeptidase — its product is MSKLRRPTLMLAIAASLSLGLSACDREPATPVATAPDSPAAAPAAPKPQLGSFGFDATGMDRSVAAGDDFFGFANGTWVKNTEIPADRSSYGSFNVIAEKTLADTRAILEGAAADTKASGEAKLIGDYYAAFMDEAGIESRGVAAVKPELDAIGGIADKAALATTLGGTLRADVDLLNATNFYTDRLFGVWVSVDLLQPDRNAPYLVQGGLGLPDRDFYLQGGRMAELRKQYQAYIAQVLQLAGVADPAAKAQRILALETKIAQAHATQEETNDVAKGANAWKQADLNAKAPGMDWAAFLAGAKLGEQQDFIVWQPKAVAGISRLVATEPLDVWKDYLAFHALDRAAPYLPKTFADARFAFHGTTLNGTPQQSERWKRAVDDSNHAVGEAIGKLYVERHFDPATKARADEMAKNIIAAFAKRIDALAWMSPQTKAHAKAKVAGLTVGMGYPDTWRDYTGLEIKRDDALGNAERAEQFEYQRNIAKLGKPVDHGEWAMLPQTINAMNVPLENRLVFPAAILQPPFFDGAADDAVNYGAIGAVIGHEISHGFDNAGAQFDETGKLHNWWTADDLKKFNAAGDALAAQFSSYQPFPGVSVNGRLTLGENIADVAGLATAYDAYQLSLQGKPGQTLEGFSPDQRFFLGFAQAWRSKAREQALRNSLLTNVHAPGQFRALTVRNLDAWYPAFEVKEGQKLYLAPDKRVKVW